One Glycine max cultivar Williams 82 chromosome 4, Glycine_max_v4.0, whole genome shotgun sequence DNA segment encodes these proteins:
- the LOC100802235 gene encoding 60S ribosomal protein L27a-3, translated as MTTRFKKNRKKRGHVSAGHGRIGKHRKHPGGRGNAGGMHHHRILFDKYHPGFFGKVGMRYFHKLRNKFYSPILNIDKLWSLVPQEVKDKASKENKAPLIDVTQFGYFKVLGKGVLPQNQPVVVKAKLISKIAEKKIKEAGGAVVLTA; from the coding sequence ATGACTACACGCTTCAAGAAGAACAGGAAGAAGAGAGGCCACGTGAGTGCCGGCCATGGCCGCATCGGGAAGCACCGGAAGCACCCTGGAGGACGCGGTAATGCCGGAGGCATGCACCACCACCGGATCCTCTTTGACAAGTACCACCCTGGGTTCTTCGGCAAGGTCGGAATGCGCTATTTTCACAAGCTCCGCAACAAATTCTACTCTCCGATCCTCAACATCGACAAGCTCTGGTCCCTGGTTCCGCAAGAAGTGAAGGACAAGGCCTCCAAGGAGAACAAGGCGCCGCTGATCGACGTCACGCAGTTCGGGTACTTTAAGGTTCTCGGAAAGGGTGTTTTGCCGCAGAACCAGCCCGTTGTTGTCAAAGCTAAGCTTATTTCCAAGATCGCTGAGAAGAAGATCAAGGAGGCTGGCGGTGCTGTTGTTCTCACCGCCTGA